One stretch of Trichomycterus rosablanca isolate fTriRos1 chromosome 3, fTriRos1.hap1, whole genome shotgun sequence DNA includes these proteins:
- the gpatch4 gene encoding G patch domain-containing protein 4: MAGASDLNNCGTKFAEQQLLRHGWKQGKGLGRNENGISEAIRVKVKCDKGGIGHKESEQFTFHWWDHVFNKASAGLVVESAQNGVMVKKVDEGEEGVISNKKPRKALLDKSALYGNFVKSATLLSGQERPERSSSSSDDSSSDDDEKLDLSSTKKLSDAELMKVCGGRTAHKGARHGLKMSAKLARLEQQEQEFMEKYGKKSQRDKTTSPSEAVPTEPCPASDQEAVHKTKKKKAKKEKRKQHADELQENGVQMEGDDINPEALQNHSDKETSKKKTKCLKDRAESEDCVDAFGDVSEAERLVSKKKKKQKRVDQVAAGGDEADGCCPTHEPDSENVTKKERKKAKKRSKDVSFEAQVSEDCPEATENGDGVSKRKNKKSSKHKDDQSSNTETNVLEPLEETMETASSEIEKSKSKKRKKSSREEQMEETEHQSIEPIKKKKKKKHEK; the protein is encoded by the exons atggcaggagcttcagaCCTGAACAACTGTGGAACAAAGTTTGCAGAGCAGCAGCTTCTCCGTCATGGCTGGAAACAAG GTAAAGGATTGGGACGGAATGAGAATGGCATCTCCGAGGCGATCAGGGTCAAAGTGAAATGTGACAAAGGAGGG ATTGGCCATAAGGAAAGTGAGCAGTTCACCTTTCACTGGTGGGATCATGTGTTTAATAAAGCCTCCGCTGGTCTGGTTGTGGAGTCTGCTCAG AATGGGGTGATGGTGAAGAAGGTAGATGAAGGAGAGGAGGGCGTGATCTCCAACAAGAAACCTCGAAAGGCCTTGCTGGACAAGTCTGCGCTTTATGGAAACTTTGTCAAG TCCGCCACCCTCCTCTCAGGGCAGGAGAGGCCTGAACGATCATCATCCAGCTCTGATGACAGCAGCTCTGATGATGATGAGAAGCTGGACCTCTCCAGCACCAAGAA GTTATCCGATGCAGAGCTGATGAAGGTGTGTGGAGGACGCACTGCACATAA AGGTGCCAGGCACGGCCTTAAAATGAGCGCCAAACTAGCCAGACTGGAACAACAAGAGCAGGAGTTCATggaaaaatatggtaaaaagaGCCAGAGGGACAAAACCACGTCTCCAAGTGAGGCTGTACCCACTGAACCCTGTCCTGCTTCAGACCAGGAGGCGGTACACAAGACaaaaaagaagaaagcaaaGAAGGAGAAGCGGAAGCAACATGCGGATGAACTCCAGGAGAATGGTGTCCAAATGGAAGGTGATGACATCAATCCAGAAGCTCTACAGAATCACTCCGATAAAGAGACATCGAAAAAGAAAACGAAGTGTTTAAAAGACAGAGCAGAATCAGAAGACTGTGTAGATGCGTTTGGAGATGTTAGTGAGGCAGAACGTTTAGTatcaaagaaaaagaagaagcagAAACGTGTAGATCAGGTGGCAGCAGGAGGAGATGAAGCGGATGGGTGTTGTCCTACACATGAACCAGATAGTGAGAACGTCACCAAGAAAGAGAGGAAGAAAGCGAAGAAACGCTCAAAAGATGTCAGCTTTGAAGCACAGGTCAGTGAGGATTGTCCAGAAGCTACAGAGAATGGTGACGGTGTCtccaaaagaaaaaataagaaatcCTCCAAGCACAAAGACGACCAGTCCTCAAATACAGAAACGAACGTTTTGGAACCTTTAGAGGAGACAATGGAAACGGCTTCCTCTGAAATAGAAAAATCCAAATCaaagaagagaaagaaaagcAGCAGGGAGGAACAGATGGAGGAGACAGAACATCAATCAATAGAAccaataaaaaagaagaaaaagaagaaacatgAAAAGTGA